One genomic segment of Luteimonas galliterrae includes these proteins:
- a CDS encoding DUF6999 family protein produces MSKTEAWLHAPHDPRDPNPWLALYLDASGPLADEVKRAWLSDAASRSRQFVLPVVRPLARLAIVLIQLLKIVMPNDLTSSRILHRLIVWGMKTFVRPEANWLILRHFHLGSQVLAFIGANALPGQTLPSHPLKPADIDALRDDVFLQHDLNLFNFVINLNRALGGKPIEPPARPDFSMIDQPPLRLQDMPDRWTNFIDLQTAIEVYTPVYQLFLTDNDFWRATNSLQLDEVIGIYAATLLKKPEYLVFLNNKHPLVPLTTLRAGFRLVLHGLSTEMLHALLSRAKAEQAASSS; encoded by the coding sequence GTGAGCAAGACCGAAGCCTGGCTGCATGCGCCGCACGATCCTCGCGATCCCAATCCCTGGCTCGCGCTCTATCTCGATGCCAGCGGACCCTTGGCGGACGAAGTCAAACGCGCCTGGCTGTCGGATGCCGCTTCCCGTTCGCGGCAATTCGTCCTGCCGGTGGTGCGGCCGCTGGCGCGGCTGGCGATCGTGCTGATCCAGCTGCTGAAGATCGTGATGCCGAACGATCTGACCTCGTCGCGGATCCTGCACCGGCTGATCGTTTGGGGCATGAAGACTTTCGTCCGTCCCGAAGCGAACTGGCTGATCCTGCGCCATTTCCACCTCGGCTCGCAGGTGCTGGCCTTCATCGGCGCCAATGCGCTACCTGGGCAGACGCTGCCGTCTCATCCGCTGAAACCTGCCGATATCGACGCGCTGCGCGACGACGTCTTCCTGCAGCACGACCTGAACCTCTTCAATTTCGTGATCAACCTGAACCGCGCGCTCGGCGGGAAGCCGATCGAACCGCCGGCGCGGCCGGATTTCTCGATGATCGACCAGCCGCCGCTGCGCCTGCAGGACATGCCGGACCGCTGGACCAATTTCATCGACCTGCAGACCGCGATCGAGGTCTACACGCCGGTGTACCAATTGTTCCTGACAGACAACGATTTCTGGCGCGCGACCAATTCGCTGCAGCTGGACGAGGTGATCGGCATTTATGCGGCGACGCTGCTGAAGAAGCCGGAGTATCTGGTCTTCCTCAACAACAAGCATCCGCTGGTGCCGTTGACCACGTTGCGGGCCGGGTTCCGGCTGGTGCTGCATGGATTGTCGACCGAGATGCTGCATGCGTTGTTGAGCCGCGCGAAAGCCGAGCAAGCCGCCAGCTCTTCGTAA
- a CDS encoding WS/DGAT/MGAT family O-acyltransferase, whose translation MPKQGAVKPVRKRARRKEAMSRVDTAWLRMERPTNPMMITGVLMFAEPMALAKLKSVIEHRFLDYARFRQKAVDAAAGASWQDDEHFDLDWHVQLAALPGRADKKALERFVSQLASSPLDKSRPLWQFHLVEKYEGGSALVARIHHSYADGIALVQVLLSLTDTKAVPDKRSELDKAWLKQDGAEVARRVGAVARYSKLGGKVLEKGMEMYRDPTLAAMLAKEGGEIARELLHALSLPDDPPSMLRGKLGVSKRVAWAPPLDLEEVKAVGRACDCTVNDVLMAAAAGALRDYMRERGDDVDGMTLRATVPVNLRPLEHARKLGNHFGLVFLDLPVGEGNPIRRLEHVAECMNQLKNSRQAIVAFGLLAALGMAPAAVQGVALELFSRKASAVATNVPGPQQPLYMAGCTLREMMFWVPQTGSIGIGISILSYNGRVHFGLIADAKLIPDPDAVIRRFGAEFDKLLYLSLMGDWDRSMDSVSAEALMADIG comes from the coding sequence ATGCCCAAGCAGGGCGCAGTCAAACCGGTCCGCAAACGGGCCCGGCGCAAAGAGGCCATGTCGCGCGTCGATACGGCATGGCTGCGCATGGAGCGCCCGACCAACCCGATGATGATCACCGGCGTGCTGATGTTCGCCGAGCCGATGGCGCTGGCCAAGCTCAAGAGCGTCATCGAGCACCGCTTCCTGGATTACGCTCGCTTCCGCCAAAAGGCCGTCGATGCCGCCGCCGGCGCGTCCTGGCAGGACGACGAGCATTTCGATCTCGACTGGCACGTGCAGCTGGCGGCGCTGCCCGGACGCGCCGACAAGAAGGCTTTGGAACGTTTCGTAAGCCAGCTGGCCTCCAGTCCGCTCGACAAGTCCAGGCCACTCTGGCAATTCCATCTGGTCGAAAAATACGAAGGCGGCTCCGCGCTGGTGGCGCGCATCCACCACAGCTACGCCGACGGCATCGCGTTGGTGCAGGTGCTGTTGTCGCTGACCGACACCAAGGCCGTGCCCGACAAGCGCAGCGAACTCGACAAGGCATGGTTGAAGCAGGACGGCGCCGAAGTCGCGCGCCGGGTCGGGGCGGTCGCGCGCTACAGCAAGCTCGGCGGCAAGGTCCTCGAAAAAGGCATGGAGATGTACCGCGATCCGACGCTGGCGGCGATGCTGGCCAAGGAAGGCGGCGAGATCGCGCGCGAGCTGCTCCATGCGCTGTCGCTGCCGGACGACCCGCCGTCGATGCTGCGCGGCAAGCTCGGCGTCAGCAAGCGCGTGGCCTGGGCGCCGCCGCTGGACCTTGAAGAGGTCAAGGCGGTCGGCCGCGCCTGCGATTGCACTGTCAACGACGTGCTGATGGCTGCCGCCGCAGGTGCACTGCGCGATTACATGCGGGAGCGCGGCGACGATGTCGACGGCATGACCTTGCGCGCCACGGTGCCGGTGAACCTGCGACCGCTCGAACACGCACGCAAGCTCGGCAACCATTTCGGCCTGGTCTTCCTCGATCTGCCGGTCGGGGAGGGCAATCCGATCCGTCGGCTCGAACACGTCGCGGAGTGCATGAACCAGTTGAAGAACTCACGCCAAGCTATTGTTGCATTTGGGCTATTGGCGGCTTTAGGCATGGCGCCGGCTGCCGTCCAGGGCGTCGCTCTGGAGTTGTTCAGCCGCAAGGCCAGCGCGGTGGCGACCAATGTGCCGGGCCCGCAGCAGCCGCTGTACATGGCGGGCTGCACTTTGCGCGAGATGATGTTCTGGGTGCCGCAAACCGGCTCGATCGGCATCGGCATCTCGATCCTCAGCTACAACGGCCGCGTCCATTTCGGCCTGATCGCCGACGCCAAGCTGATCCCCGATCCGGACGCGGTGATCCGCCGCTTCGGCGCCGAGTTCGACAAGCTGCTGTACCTGTCGCTGATGGGCGATTGGGACCGTTCGATGGATTCGGTCTCCGCCGAAGCGCTGATGGCCGACATCGGCTGA
- a CDS encoding glucokinase encodes MAQSAIAAMPTSVPHERPFIAADVGGTHARIALMRAGIGGGAATMLHYRQYVCAEHEGLSAIVRDFIDAFDAGGVEHAAIAIAGVLHGDELVNTNLPWQVSLSQMRRALSLSELALINDFEAMARATPYIDPAAATLLTGPALAAPPGPTLVIGPGTGLGAALWMPPASRDAHSTVMATEAGHAALAPGNERELELLRRLLRQWPHVDNERVLSGPGLLNAYRCLCDMEGVAPRWTDPAEIAAAAERGDDAQALEALQIFCAMLGSLVGDLVLTFGAQAVYLAGGIPAHIRPFLQQSGFVERFLNKGVLRSVLASVPVWLIEHGRFGLIGAAAWYMDRRAAE; translated from the coding sequence ATGGCCCAGAGCGCAATCGCAGCGATGCCCACTTCCGTGCCGCACGAGCGGCCTTTCATCGCTGCGGATGTCGGCGGCACCCACGCCCGTATCGCGCTGATGCGGGCCGGCATCGGCGGCGGCGCGGCGACGATGCTGCATTACCGGCAGTACGTCTGCGCCGAGCACGAAGGCCTGTCGGCGATCGTGCGGGATTTCATCGATGCTTTCGACGCCGGCGGCGTCGAGCATGCCGCCATCGCGATCGCCGGGGTGCTGCACGGCGACGAGCTGGTCAACACCAACCTGCCGTGGCAGGTCTCGCTGTCGCAGATGCGGCGCGCGCTGTCGCTGAGCGAACTGGCGCTGATCAACGATTTCGAAGCGATGGCCCGCGCTACGCCTTACATCGATCCGGCCGCGGCCACGCTGTTGACCGGCCCCGCGCTGGCTGCGCCGCCCGGGCCGACGCTGGTGATCGGTCCGGGCACCGGACTCGGCGCCGCCTTGTGGATGCCGCCGGCATCGCGCGACGCGCATTCGACGGTCATGGCCACCGAAGCCGGCCATGCGGCATTGGCGCCAGGCAACGAACGCGAGCTGGAATTGCTGCGCCGGCTGTTGCGGCAATGGCCGCACGTCGACAACGAACGCGTGCTGTCGGGTCCGGGGCTGCTCAACGCCTATCGCTGCCTGTGCGACATGGAAGGCGTCGCGCCGCGATGGACGGATCCCGCCGAGATCGCCGCGGCTGCGGAACGCGGCGACGATGCGCAAGCGTTGGAAGCCCTGCAGATCTTTTGCGCCATGCTCGGCAGCCTGGTCGGTGACCTGGTGCTGACGTTCGGTGCGCAAGCCGTGTACCTGGCCGGCGGCATACCGGCGCATATCCGCCCGTTCCTGCAGCAGAGCGGTTTCGTCGAGCGCTTCCTCAACAAGGGCGTGCTGCGCAGCGTGCTGGCGAGCGTGCCGGTGTGGTTGATCGAGCATGGCCGCTTCGGGCTGATTGGTGCGGCCGCCTGGTACATGGATCGGCGTGCCGCGGAGTGA
- a CDS encoding OmpA family protein yields MNLFKQSAIAMAVAGSMLLTGCMSTGGGYNGGYYGNQPPPPPQGQQGQPQQQGGMSKTSKGALIGAAIGAAAGLLSGGDATERRQRALVGVGVGGLTGGAIGAYQDRQEKILRERTAGSGVDVVRQGDNITLNMPSGITFGFDSSNLDPGFYPVLDNVANTLQEYNQTIIEVAGHTDSVGTDSYNQALSERRANAVGNYLMSRGVMRDRFIIVGAGESRPIASNDTESGRAQNRRVEITLVPVRS; encoded by the coding sequence ATGAACTTGTTCAAGCAATCCGCAATAGCGATGGCGGTAGCGGGAAGCATGCTGCTGACGGGCTGCATGAGCACCGGCGGCGGCTACAACGGCGGCTATTACGGCAACCAGCCGCCTCCTCCGCCGCAAGGTCAGCAAGGCCAGCCGCAGCAGCAGGGCGGCATGAGCAAAACCAGCAAGGGCGCACTGATCGGCGCGGCCATCGGCGCGGCTGCGGGCCTGCTCAGCGGCGGCGACGCCACCGAGCGGCGCCAGCGCGCCCTGGTCGGCGTGGGCGTCGGCGGCCTTACCGGCGGCGCCATCGGCGCCTACCAGGACCGCCAGGAGAAGATCCTGCGCGAGCGCACCGCCGGCAGCGGCGTGGACGTGGTCCGCCAGGGCGACAACATCACCCTCAACATGCCCAGCGGCATCACGTTCGGCTTCGACAGTTCCAACCTCGATCCCGGTTTCTATCCGGTGCTCGACAACGTCGCCAACACGTTGCAGGAATACAACCAGACCATCATCGAAGTGGCCGGCCACACCGACAGCGTCGGCACGGACAGCTACAACCAGGCGCTGTCCGAGCGCCGCGCCAATGCGGTCGGCAATTACCTGATGAGCCGCGGCGTGATGCGCGACCGCTTCATCATCGTAGGCGCGGGCGAGTCGCGGCCGATCGCGAGCAACGATACCGAATCGGGACGCGCGCAGAACCGGCGCGTGGAGATCACGCTGGTGCCGGTGCGGTCGTAA
- a CDS encoding N(4)-(beta-N-acetylglucosaminyl)-L-asparaginase, protein MTTRRDFLQTSLIAAGALALPRAVRAAAASNGAKVVSTWDFGVPANQAAWRVLARGGSALDAVEAGARWAESELCNPTVGRCGNPDRDGALTLDASIMDGDGRCGAVAALQDIAHPVSVARRVMEKTPHVMLVGEGAQQFAVQQGFAKEKLLTPQAEKAWREWLKTAQYRPQINAERARIPGNKENHDTLGMLALDAGGKLSGACTTSGMAWKLHGRVGDSPIVGAGLYVDNEVGAATASGVGEEMIRNAASFLVVELMRQGRTPAEACREAIDRVVRKRPEASKTLQVCFLALNKHGEVGAFALHKGFVYAVCDAGKQDALLDADSVYATEQK, encoded by the coding sequence GTGACCACTCGCCGCGACTTCCTGCAAACCTCCCTGATCGCCGCCGGCGCGCTGGCATTGCCGCGGGCGGTGCGCGCCGCCGCCGCAAGCAACGGTGCGAAAGTCGTATCGACCTGGGATTTCGGCGTGCCGGCCAACCAGGCCGCATGGCGGGTCCTGGCGCGCGGCGGTTCGGCGCTGGATGCGGTCGAAGCCGGCGCGCGCTGGGCCGAAAGCGAACTGTGCAATCCGACCGTCGGCCGCTGCGGCAATCCCGATCGCGACGGCGCGCTGACGCTCGATGCGAGCATCATGGATGGCGACGGCCGTTGCGGCGCGGTCGCGGCCTTGCAGGACATCGCGCACCCGGTGTCGGTCGCACGGCGGGTGATGGAGAAAACGCCGCACGTGATGCTGGTGGGCGAGGGCGCGCAACAGTTCGCCGTGCAGCAGGGTTTCGCCAAGGAAAAGCTGCTGACGCCGCAGGCTGAAAAAGCCTGGCGCGAATGGTTGAAGACCGCGCAATACCGGCCGCAGATCAACGCCGAGCGCGCCAGAATTCCCGGCAACAAAGAGAACCACGACACCCTGGGCATGCTCGCGCTCGATGCCGGCGGCAAACTCTCAGGCGCCTGCACCACCAGCGGCATGGCGTGGAAGCTGCATGGCCGCGTCGGCGACAGCCCGATCGTCGGCGCGGGCCTGTACGTGGACAACGAAGTCGGCGCGGCGACCGCGTCCGGCGTCGGCGAGGAGATGATCCGCAACGCCGCGAGTTTCCTGGTCGTCGAACTGATGCGGCAGGGCCGCACGCCGGCCGAGGCCTGCCGCGAAGCGATCGACCGCGTGGTGCGCAAACGGCCTGAAGCGAGCAAAACGCTGCAGGTGTGCTTCCTCGCGTTGAACAAGCACGGCGAGGTCGGCGCGTTCGCCCTGCACAAGGGCTTCGTTTACGCGGTTTGCGATGCAGGCAAGCAGGATGCGTTGCTAGATGCGGATTCGGTCTACGCGACCGAACAGAAATGA
- a CDS encoding TonB-dependent receptor plug domain-containing protein codes for MPILFAPLAALAQAAPQTTQAQPEEPAAQTGAKQLDKVTVTGSRIKRAEVEGPAPLTLITAEQIKKEGFVTVYDALTTLNEAIGTVESDVQWGSHTPNASPLNLRNMGPGRSLLLVNGRRVADYPLPYGGQSNFANYGNIPAAAVERIEVLTGGASAIYGSDAVAGVVNVILKQGYQGDEIRLRHGASTEGGRETTDLSWAGGKSGPQWNLTYAVQYTKQEPLFGRDRPQMDDAGDAPYPSWNAEQRKLGFRPSTGLGLIDADTGNRLAPPAGACDRFGGEYYLANRQLYDRNSGTITDTGQLCGLSADFANWLLRSGSEDFSGYLHGTWDFENGLQAWANLAVYDAKGIWGTSPPAVVLPGNPALPAFHDAGSGRNLIGIRNITPSEAGGFDALRNSNKEKSWDLSAGLRGTIADRFDWEASLGRARYTVRENISTVDWDKAEAYFLGPQLGTTPDGLPIYDLDESRWWSPVTPEQYRQFGAHSINEASSWVTQGSFTIDGDLFEGWAGPIGFAAVLEAAEQGYRLRPDPRANLDYEVQNVDRGGGERRRYSAGVEFKVPLLESVTATLAGRYDRYGDYKAFDNADRLEIGTQSESTWNAGLEWRPTDNLLLRGSYATSFRAPDMHFLLAQPSSSQVQTTDPYTCIQSGDYLIANCGQGSPHFYAFDINRRGTPDLRSELGDSWTVGLVWDVLDNLSLTTDYWSIDLEDEIRDIGEDIVLRDEAGCRTGKTIDPNVPWTNPGGADYCASIVSRVVRDADGQIVSVERGPINIAQKHVEGIDASLRYRLDTARWGDFQFALNYTNLRSLREQTYRTDPNPERRDRDIRSKIRGSVSWQGEKWNWNVYGDRIGSVPGVRYHWDPVLGGFGGCTPFPDGGVPNDRADCVDTDPNSPTYQQKTSRYFGRVGPAITWNFNVGYQFSERARLNFYVNNAFNSTGWNHKDPYKLDYEFYNSRLFNPVGREIALEYVFKLN; via the coding sequence CTGCCGATCCTTTTCGCACCGCTCGCTGCGCTGGCGCAGGCGGCGCCCCAGACGACGCAGGCGCAACCCGAAGAGCCCGCGGCGCAAACCGGCGCGAAACAGCTGGACAAGGTCACGGTCACCGGTTCGCGCATCAAACGCGCAGAAGTCGAAGGCCCCGCGCCGCTGACGCTGATCACGGCCGAGCAGATCAAGAAGGAAGGCTTCGTCACCGTTTACGACGCGCTGACCACGCTCAACGAAGCGATCGGCACCGTCGAATCGGACGTGCAATGGGGCTCGCATACGCCCAACGCCAGTCCGTTGAACCTGCGCAATATGGGCCCCGGCCGCAGCCTGTTGCTGGTCAATGGCCGCCGCGTTGCGGATTACCCGCTGCCTTACGGCGGCCAGAGCAATTTCGCGAATTACGGCAACATCCCCGCTGCGGCGGTGGAGCGCATCGAAGTGCTCACCGGCGGCGCTTCGGCGATCTACGGCTCCGATGCCGTCGCGGGCGTGGTCAACGTCATCCTCAAGCAAGGCTATCAAGGCGACGAGATCCGCCTGCGGCATGGCGCGTCGACCGAGGGCGGACGCGAGACCACCGACCTGTCGTGGGCCGGCGGCAAGAGCGGGCCGCAGTGGAATCTGACCTATGCCGTGCAGTACACCAAGCAAGAGCCGCTGTTCGGCCGCGACCGGCCGCAGATGGACGACGCCGGCGACGCGCCTTATCCGTCGTGGAATGCGGAGCAGCGCAAGCTCGGTTTCCGCCCGAGTACGGGCCTGGGCCTGATCGACGCCGATACCGGCAACCGCCTCGCGCCGCCGGCGGGCGCCTGCGACCGCTTCGGCGGCGAGTACTACCTCGCCAATCGCCAGTTGTACGACCGCAACAGCGGCACGATCACCGATACCGGCCAACTCTGCGGCCTGTCCGCGGACTTTGCCAATTGGCTGTTGCGCAGCGGCAGCGAGGACTTCTCCGGCTACCTGCACGGCACCTGGGATTTCGAGAACGGATTGCAGGCTTGGGCGAACCTTGCGGTGTACGACGCGAAGGGCATCTGGGGCACATCGCCGCCGGCGGTGGTGCTGCCGGGCAACCCCGCGCTGCCGGCGTTCCACGATGCGGGCAGCGGCCGCAACCTGATCGGCATCCGCAACATCACGCCCAGCGAGGCCGGCGGTTTCGACGCCTTGCGCAACTCCAACAAGGAAAAATCCTGGGACTTGAGCGCGGGCTTGCGCGGCACTATCGCGGATCGCTTCGATTGGGAAGCGTCGCTGGGCCGGGCCCGCTACACCGTGCGCGAGAACATCTCGACGGTCGATTGGGACAAGGCCGAAGCCTATTTCCTCGGGCCGCAACTGGGCACGACGCCGGACGGACTGCCGATCTACGACCTGGACGAATCGCGCTGGTGGAGTCCGGTCACGCCGGAGCAGTACCGGCAATTCGGCGCGCACTCGATCAACGAGGCCTCGTCCTGGGTCACGCAGGGCAGCTTCACCATCGACGGCGACCTGTTCGAAGGCTGGGCCGGACCGATCGGTTTCGCCGCGGTGCTCGAAGCGGCCGAGCAGGGCTATCGCCTGCGGCCGGATCCGCGCGCCAATCTCGATTACGAAGTGCAGAACGTCGATCGCGGCGGCGGCGAACGCAGGCGCTATTCGGCGGGCGTCGAATTCAAGGTGCCGTTGCTGGAGTCGGTGACCGCCACGCTTGCCGGCCGCTACGACCGTTACGGCGATTACAAAGCGTTCGACAACGCCGACCGTCTCGAGATCGGCACCCAGAGCGAATCCACCTGGAATGCAGGCTTGGAATGGCGGCCCACCGACAATCTGTTGCTGCGCGGCAGCTATGCCACCAGTTTCCGTGCGCCCGATATGCACTTCCTGCTGGCGCAGCCGAGTTCGTCGCAGGTGCAGACCACCGATCCCTACACCTGCATCCAGAGCGGCGACTATCTGATCGCCAATTGCGGGCAGGGCAGTCCGCATTTCTACGCTTTCGACATCAACCGCCGCGGTACCCCCGATTTGCGCTCGGAACTGGGCGATTCGTGGACGGTCGGCCTGGTCTGGGACGTGCTGGACAACCTGTCGCTCACCACCGACTACTGGTCGATCGACCTGGAAGACGAAATCCGCGACATCGGCGAGGACATCGTGCTGCGCGACGAAGCCGGCTGCCGCACCGGCAAGACCATCGATCCGAACGTGCCATGGACCAATCCCGGCGGCGCGGACTATTGCGCATCGATCGTCTCGCGCGTGGTGCGCGACGCCGACGGCCAGATCGTATCGGTCGAACGCGGGCCGATCAATATCGCGCAGAAGCACGTCGAGGGCATCGACGCTTCGTTGCGCTACCGCCTGGATACGGCCCGCTGGGGCGATTTCCAGTTCGCGCTCAACTACACCAACCTGCGCTCGCTGCGCGAACAGACCTACCGCACCGACCCGAACCCGGAGCGTCGCGATCGCGACATCCGCAGCAAGATCCGCGGCAGCGTCAGCTGGCAGGGAGAGAAGTGGAACTGGAACGTGTACGGCGACCGCATCGGTTCGGTGCCGGGCGTGCGCTATCACTGGGATCCGGTGCTGGGCGGCTTTGGCGGCTGCACGCCGTTCCCGGATGGCGGCGTGCCCAACGATCGCGCCGATTGCGTCGATACCGACCCCAATAGCCCCACCTACCAGCAGAAGACCTCGCGCTATTTCGGCCGGGTGGGCCCTGCGATCACCTGGAATTTCAATGTCGGCTATCAGTTCAGCGAGCGGGCCCGGTTGAATTTCTACGTCAACAACGCGTTCAACAGCACGGGCTGGAACCATAAGGATCCGTATAAGCTGGACTACGAGTTCTACAACAGCCGCCTGTTCAATCCGGTCGGCCGCGAGATCGCGCTGGAATACGTGTTCAAGCTAAATTGA
- a CDS encoding iron-containing redox enzyme family protein, protein MRFDNVYITSTGAYFPGDPVGNDDIDRYIAPINALSPRIKRRILGENGIQTRHYALDEQGRSTHTCAALAANAVRACLGDDAQAALREIDLLAAASSSGDLILPGFANMLQAELRAPAMTTASHHGVCASGMAALQHAALALQHGQHRNAVVAAAEFPSRLFKRSRFAPGGYNADFDAHFLRWMLSDGAGAWRLSTRPGAGIALKLERLHLKSFSGELPLCMQAGQAPDGSLWGDHEDFTAADAAGAMLLRQDIRLLPQLFDVATHEYVKLAQAGAIDPAAVDHFLCHYSSERFAPVVKQCLQLAQLDIPEDKWYSNLKFRGNLGSASIFTMLDDFLRERRPQPGQNILLFVPESGRFTVAFALLKVVDADAPATQTAATTRAIEPPSPSPVPLPAPPHAADDRQLPEVARLLRELALVWHDYRSRVWKTPLVGKILDGSVGKADYVGWMEQWVPQVRQGSLWMRKAADHLTPKYAVLRDTVRHHADDEQFDYDVLFEDYRNAGGKVASLDELKRNPGGEALNAYLHARAAQPDALGLLGAMYVIEGTGQRIVPALLPLLRQRLGWLGRSFNFLAYHGENDVAHLQRWLAAVETALAIGGRDIADDIVDDARHVAALYARQLEMIR, encoded by the coding sequence ATGCGGTTCGACAACGTCTACATCACCTCCACGGGCGCCTATTTCCCGGGCGACCCGGTCGGCAACGACGACATCGACCGTTACATCGCGCCGATCAACGCCCTGTCGCCGCGGATCAAACGCCGCATCCTGGGCGAAAACGGCATCCAGACCCGCCATTACGCCCTGGACGAGCAGGGCCGCAGCACGCACACCTGCGCGGCGCTGGCCGCCAACGCCGTACGCGCCTGCCTGGGCGACGATGCCCAGGCGGCCTTGCGCGAGATCGACCTGCTGGCCGCGGCCAGTTCGTCCGGCGACCTGATCCTGCCCGGCTTCGCCAACATGCTGCAGGCCGAACTGCGCGCGCCGGCGATGACCACGGCCAGCCATCACGGCGTCTGCGCATCGGGCATGGCGGCGCTGCAACATGCGGCGCTTGCGCTGCAGCATGGGCAGCACCGCAATGCAGTCGTGGCGGCGGCGGAATTCCCGTCGCGGTTGTTCAAGCGCTCGCGTTTCGCTCCGGGCGGCTACAACGCCGATTTCGACGCGCACTTCTTGCGCTGGATGCTGTCCGACGGCGCCGGCGCATGGCGCCTGTCCACGCGTCCCGGCGCCGGCATCGCATTGAAACTCGAGCGTCTGCACCTGAAATCCTTCTCCGGCGAATTGCCTTTGTGCATGCAAGCCGGTCAGGCGCCCGACGGCAGCCTGTGGGGCGACCACGAGGATTTCACCGCCGCCGACGCGGCAGGCGCGATGCTGCTGCGCCAGGACATCCGCCTGCTACCGCAACTGTTCGACGTGGCCACGCACGAATACGTGAAGCTGGCGCAGGCCGGCGCCATCGATCCGGCCGCGGTCGACCACTTCCTCTGCCATTATTCTTCTGAGCGCTTCGCGCCGGTGGTCAAGCAGTGCCTGCAGTTGGCGCAACTCGATATTCCCGAAGACAAGTGGTACAGCAACCTGAAGTTCCGCGGCAACCTAGGCTCGGCATCGATCTTCACCATGCTCGACGATTTCCTGCGCGAGCGGCGACCGCAGCCGGGGCAGAACATATTGCTGTTCGTGCCGGAATCCGGACGTTTCACCGTCGCCTTCGCGCTGCTGAAAGTCGTCGATGCGGACGCGCCCGCAACGCAGACCGCGGCGACGACGCGAGCGATCGAACCGCCCTCGCCCTCGCCCGTGCCGCTGCCGGCGCCGCCGCATGCCGCCGACGACAGGCAACTGCCCGAAGTCGCGCGCCTGCTGCGCGAACTGGCCCTGGTCTGGCACGACTACCGCAGCCGGGTCTGGAAAACGCCGCTGGTCGGCAAGATCCTCGACGGCAGCGTCGGCAAGGCCGATTACGTCGGCTGGATGGAGCAATGGGTGCCGCAGGTACGCCAAGGCAGCCTTTGGATGCGTAAAGCGGCCGACCACCTCACGCCGAAATACGCCGTGCTGCGCGACACCGTTCGCCACCACGCCGACGACGAACAGTTCGACTACGACGTGCTGTTCGAGGATTACCGCAACGCCGGCGGCAAGGTCGCCTCGCTCGACGAGCTCAAGCGCAATCCCGGCGGCGAAGCGCTCAACGCCTACCTGCATGCGCGCGCCGCGCAACCCGACGCGCTGGGCCTGCTCGGCGCGATGTACGTCATCGAAGGCACCGGCCAGCGGATCGTGCCGGCGCTGTTGCCTTTGCTGCGGCAGCGGCTGGGCTGGCTGGGCCGCAGTTTCAACTTCCTGGCCTATCACGGAGAGAACGACGTGGCGCATCTGCAACGCTGGCTGGCGGCGGTGGAAACCGCGCTGGCCATCGGCGGGCGCGACATCGCCGACGACATCGTCGATGATGCGCGCCATGTGGCCGCGCTCTACGCCAGGCAGTTGGAGATGATCCGGTGA
- a CDS encoding copper homeostasis protein CutC, producing the protein MSAADRPLLEIAANSVASALAAQAGGADRIELCENLGEGGTTPSHGTLAVVRERLRIPVYVLIRPRGGDFLYDDAEFETMRRDIEHCVRLGCDGVVIGALDADGAIDMPRCRDLIAAAGPIGVTFHRAFDAARDQTEALQAVIALGCERVLTSGAAADALSGASNIAALAKGAGQGLRIMAGAGITADNIGLIAERSGAHEFHASARALHRSAMRFRQSGLQGLEPDRMQTDVERVRALMVALKRVPRS; encoded by the coding sequence ATGAGCGCGGCGGACCGGCCGCTGCTGGAAATCGCGGCCAATTCCGTGGCTTCGGCATTGGCCGCGCAAGCCGGCGGCGCCGACCGCATCGAATTGTGCGAGAACCTGGGCGAGGGCGGCACCACGCCCTCGCACGGTACGCTCGCCGTCGTCCGCGAGCGCCTGCGCATACCGGTGTATGTGCTGATCCGCCCGCGCGGCGGCGATTTCCTTTACGACGACGCCGAGTTCGAAACGATGCGCCGGGATATCGAGCACTGCGTTCGTTTGGGCTGCGATGGCGTGGTGATCGGGGCGCTCGACGCCGACGGCGCGATCGACATGCCGCGTTGCCGCGACCTGATCGCCGCCGCCGGCCCGATCGGCGTTACCTTCCACCGCGCCTTCGACGCCGCTCGCGATCAGACCGAGGCGTTGCAGGCGGTCATCGCGCTGGGTTGCGAACGCGTTCTGACGTCCGGCGCTGCTGCCGATGCCCTATCGGGCGCCAGCAACATTGCCGCACTCGCGAAAGGGGCAGGGCAGGGACTGCGCATCATGGCTGGCGCCGGGATCACGGCGGACAATATCGGCCTGATCGCCGAACGCAGCGGTGCGCACGAGTTCCACGCTTCTGCGCGCGCTTTGCATCGCTCCGCGATGCGGTTTCGGCAGTCCGGCTTGCAGGGATTGGAGCCGGATCGCATGCAAACCGATGTCGAGAGGGTGCGGGCGTTGATGGTCGCGCTGAAGCGCGTGCCCCGCTCTTAA